In a genomic window of Xylophilus rhododendri:
- a CDS encoding CocE/NonD family hydrolase, with protein sequence MSDLDLNGGAWQRTPGDYAQGRPARWSIGEPKSRYLTMRDGCRLALDVYLPEAGQGETVPARLPVIAVMTPYYRRFKVTAPGAEPSPNIAIYRDFFVPRGYALVVLDVRGSGASFGQRDAFRSPMERGDYLEMAQWIAEQPWCNGAIGATGISYLGAASCFLGSTGHPAVKAIAPLFAVSDTYSDHVFPGGIACKTVTSHYDDLILALDRDRREELKAYPYFADPRYAGPAPVDEDPDGALVQQAIREHEDSFLLRDMAGEMAFREEGMLYDPQLHSGACSPYWYLNEVAGKVAVYSVSGWYDGSNFVHGSISRFLTLKGQDDRLLIGPWDHGARTNGSPWRTAGRGAPEFPILSEVLRFFDRHLAGLETGLEAESPVHYFCTHAEQWRQAAQWPPAATPTDWFLQPGRLAPTPAQVVEHAELQTSFAVSSGQHSRYERLRALAIVDYYQDWPEHEARMLSFRSDPLPQALELAGHVLLELTLSCSQGDGSLFAYLSEELADGRLVYINEGCLRLSHRAVSPAPENYRTAWPFREYSRRLARPMDPAVTETLQIAMLPVAWQLAAGSRLRLSLSGADGEHFQQVPHGRPPLYRFELGGTQGCRLQLPVVDPARA encoded by the coding sequence ATGTCGGATCTGGACCTGAACGGCGGCGCGTGGCAGCGCACGCCGGGTGACTATGCGCAGGGCCGCCCGGCCCGCTGGAGCATCGGCGAGCCGAAGTCGCGTTACCTGACGATGCGCGACGGCTGCCGCCTGGCGCTGGACGTCTACCTGCCCGAAGCCGGGCAGGGCGAGACCGTCCCCGCGCGGCTGCCCGTTATCGCGGTGATGACGCCCTATTACCGGCGCTTCAAGGTGACCGCCCCCGGCGCCGAACCCTCGCCCAACATCGCCATCTACCGCGACTTCTTCGTGCCGCGCGGATATGCCCTGGTGGTGCTGGACGTGCGCGGCAGCGGCGCCAGCTTCGGCCAGCGCGACGCCTTCCGCTCGCCGATGGAGCGCGGCGACTACCTGGAGATGGCGCAGTGGATCGCCGAGCAGCCCTGGTGCAACGGCGCCATCGGCGCTACCGGCATCTCCTACCTGGGCGCGGCTTCCTGCTTCCTGGGCAGCACCGGGCACCCGGCGGTCAAGGCGATCGCGCCCTTGTTCGCGGTGTCGGACACCTACAGCGACCATGTCTTTCCCGGCGGCATCGCCTGCAAGACGGTCACCTCGCATTACGACGACCTGATCCTGGCGCTGGACCGCGATCGGCGCGAGGAACTCAAGGCCTATCCCTATTTCGCCGACCCGCGCTACGCCGGCCCGGCGCCGGTGGACGAGGACCCGGACGGCGCCCTGGTGCAGCAGGCGATCCGCGAGCACGAGGACAGCTTCCTGCTGCGCGACATGGCCGGCGAGATGGCCTTCCGCGAAGAGGGCATGCTCTACGACCCGCAGCTGCACAGCGGCGCCTGCAGCCCCTACTGGTACCTGAACGAGGTGGCCGGCAAGGTGGCGGTGTATTCGGTCTCGGGCTGGTACGACGGCAGCAACTTCGTGCACGGTTCGATCTCGCGTTTCCTCACCCTGAAGGGCCAGGACGACCGCCTGCTGATCGGCCCCTGGGACCACGGCGCCCGCACCAATGGCTCGCCCTGGCGCACGGCGGGCCGCGGCGCGCCGGAGTTCCCCATCCTGTCGGAGGTGCTGCGTTTCTTCGATCGGCACCTCGCCGGCCTGGAGACGGGCCTGGAGGCCGAGTCGCCGGTGCACTACTTCTGCACCCATGCCGAGCAGTGGCGGCAGGCCGCGCAATGGCCGCCGGCCGCCACGCCGACCGACTGGTTCCTGCAGCCCGGCCGCCTGGCCCCGACACCGGCGCAGGTGGTGGAACACGCCGAACTGCAGACGAGCTTCGCCGTCTCCAGCGGCCAGCACAGCCGCTACGAACGCCTGCGCGCCCTGGCCATCGTCGATTACTACCAGGACTGGCCGGAGCACGAGGCCCGCATGCTGTCCTTCCGCTCCGACCCGCTGCCGCAGGCGCTGGAACTCGCCGGCCATGTGCTGCTGGAGCTGACCCTGTCCTGCAGCCAGGGCGACGGCAGCCTGTTCGCCTACCTGTCGGAAGAGCTGGCCGACGGCAGGCTGGTCTACATCAACGAAGGCTGCCTGCGCCTGTCGCACCGGGCCGTGTCGCCCGCGCCGGAGAACTACCGCACGGCCTGGCCCTTCCGCGAATACTCGCGCCGCCTGGCGCGGCCGATGGACCCGGCGGTGACGGAGACGCTGCAGATCGCCATGCTGCCCGTGGCCTGGCAGCTCGCGGCCGGCAGCCGGCTGCGGCTGTCGCTCTCGGGCGCGGACGGCGAGCATTTCCAGCAGGTGCCGCATGGCAGGCCGCCGCTCTACCGCTTCGAGCTGGGCGGTACCCAAGGCTGCAGGCTGCAACTGCCCGTGGTCGATCCGGCACGGGCCTGA
- a CDS encoding Bug family tripartite tricarboxylate transporter substrate binding protein has product MKQVSGMQRRSLVMVAAAAAFGPRAAWAQDYPARPIRLVIPQGPGSGADATGRQLAEFMGRYLNGSVVVDNKPGANGVLASSIVAKERPDGYTVFLTSVSLASFNEHLYKKLPFDPIKDFSFIAPVVDASFMVVASQNSGIKSWADFIAKAKAEPGKLTYASAGLGNSTHLYMEKIVRDLKLDVRHIPYKGAGPALLSVVSGETDLMCVVTVTALPQYEAGAVVALAQSGDKRAARMPNIPLIKELAPQMPALPGWYALVGPAGMPADVVKKLSGAVIAFLDDDQTKKKLNEQFLFPIPGSSEQIKARAAQESKIWGDLIKTLNISFD; this is encoded by the coding sequence ATGAAGCAGGTTTCAGGGATGCAGCGCCGCTCGCTGGTGATGGTGGCGGCGGCCGCGGCTTTCGGCCCGCGCGCCGCATGGGCGCAGGACTATCCGGCGCGGCCGATCCGCCTGGTGATTCCACAGGGCCCGGGCTCCGGCGCCGACGCCACCGGCCGCCAGCTGGCCGAGTTCATGGGCCGCTACCTCAACGGCTCGGTGGTGGTGGACAACAAGCCCGGCGCCAACGGCGTGCTGGCCTCTTCCATCGTCGCCAAGGAGCGGCCGGACGGCTACACCGTCTTCCTCACCAGCGTGTCGCTGGCCAGCTTCAACGAGCATCTCTACAAGAAACTGCCCTTCGACCCGATCAAGGACTTCAGCTTCATCGCCCCGGTGGTGGATGCCAGCTTCATGGTGGTCGCCAGCCAGAACAGCGGCATCAAGAGCTGGGCGGACTTCATCGCAAAAGCCAAGGCCGAGCCGGGCAAGCTCACCTATGCCAGCGCGGGCCTGGGCAACTCGACGCATCTCTACATGGAGAAGATCGTGCGCGACCTGAAGCTGGACGTGCGCCACATTCCCTACAAGGGTGCCGGCCCGGCGCTGCTGTCGGTGGTCTCGGGCGAGACCGACCTGATGTGTGTGGTGACCGTCACCGCGCTGCCCCAGTACGAGGCCGGCGCGGTGGTGGCCCTGGCCCAGTCCGGCGACAAACGCGCCGCGCGCATGCCCAACATCCCGCTGATCAAGGAACTCGCGCCGCAGATGCCCGCGCTGCCGGGCTGGTACGCCCTGGTCGGCCCGGCCGGCATGCCGGCGGACGTGGTCAAGAAGCTCTCAGGCGCCGTCATTGCCTTCCTGGACGACGACCAGACGAAGAAGAAACTCAACGAGCAGTTCCTCTTTCCCATCCCCGGCAGCAGCGAGCAGATCAAGGCCCGCGCCGCGCAGGAATCGAAGATCTGGGGCGATCTCATCAAGACACTCAACATCAGCTTCGACTGA
- the infA gene encoding translation initiation factor IF-1: protein MGKEELIEMRGRVEEILPDSRCRVLLSNGHELIAYTGGKMKKHRIRIIAGDDVTLELSPYDLSKGRIMFRHLPERRPGTGAPPTHKRR, encoded by the coding sequence TTGGGTAAAGAAGAACTCATCGAAATGCGCGGCAGGGTGGAAGAAATCCTGCCCGACTCGCGTTGCCGTGTGCTGCTGAGCAATGGCCACGAACTCATCGCCTACACCGGCGGCAAGATGAAGAAGCACCGCATCCGCATCATCGCGGGCGACGACGTCACGCTGGAACTGTCCCCCTACGACCTGAGCAAGGGGCGCATCATGTTCCGCCACCTGCCCGAACGTCGTCCGGGCACCGGCGCACCGCCGACGCACAAGCGCCGTTGA
- a CDS encoding RNA recognition motif domain-containing protein — translation MSNKLYVGNLPYTLSSDDLTQMFSEFGTVLKAQVVIDRDSGRSKGFGFVEMSNDSEAQQAIGGMHEKKLEGRPLTVNEARPQEPRAPRSNDGYGRRGGY, via the coding sequence ATGAGCAACAAACTCTACGTGGGCAACCTGCCCTACACCCTTTCCTCCGACGACCTGACCCAGATGTTCAGCGAGTTCGGCACCGTGCTGAAGGCGCAAGTCGTCATCGACCGCGACAGCGGCCGCTCCAAGGGCTTCGGCTTCGTCGAAATGTCCAACGACAGCGAAGCCCAGCAAGCCATCGGCGGCATGCACGAGAAGAAGCTCGAAGGCCGTCCGCTGACCGTCAACGAAGCCCGCCCGCAGGAGCCGCGTGCTCCGCGCAGCAACGACGGCTACGGCCGCCGCGGCGGCTACTGA
- a CDS encoding universal stress protein, which yields MYQRILVPVDGSATSQRGLQEAIGLARQTHGRIRLLHVVDQLAFSYMTDAYSGFMGDCLSMLRADGEKLLETAAATAGAAGVPVETAIHDGLDRRLHEVVEDEVRGWQAELIVIGTHGRRGASRLLLGSDAERILRTSTVPVLLVRQPEPAAVHAPAQAQPPAHVHQPTAALSFE from the coding sequence ATGTACCAAAGAATCCTGGTGCCGGTGGACGGCAGCGCCACCTCGCAGCGCGGCCTGCAGGAAGCCATCGGGCTGGCGCGACAGACGCACGGCCGCATCCGCCTGCTGCATGTGGTCGACCAGCTCGCCTTCAGCTACATGACGGATGCCTATAGCGGCTTCATGGGCGACTGCCTGTCGATGCTGCGCGCCGACGGCGAGAAACTGCTGGAGACGGCCGCGGCCACGGCCGGGGCGGCGGGTGTTCCGGTCGAGACCGCGATCCACGACGGGCTGGACCGGCGCCTGCACGAAGTCGTCGAGGACGAGGTGCGCGGCTGGCAGGCCGAGCTGATCGTCATCGGCACCCATGGCCGGCGCGGCGCCAGCCGGCTGCTGCTGGGCAGCGATGCCGAACGCATCCTGCGCACCTCCACCGTGCCGGTGCTGCTGGTGCGCCAGCCCGAGCCGGCCGCCGTGCACGCGCCGGCGCAGGCACAGCCGCCGGCCCATGTGCACCAGCCGACGGCCGCCCTGTCCTTCGAATAG